The genomic DNA TCAGCTTCTTTTGTGACGGTGACGAAATCACCGTATGCAAAGAGATTATCGATGCCGTCAATCGTGATGAGTGATGCGAGCAAAGCGTCTTCCGGTGTATCCCCTTTTTTGACGCTGGTACTCTTGGCACCGAAACGGTCTCCGTCGAGGGTGATTTTTACTGAGTTCGGGTTAGGCGTGTAGTCAACTTGCATAATCAGTCTCCTTTCAAAGTTCACACGAATCTTCACATAAAAGTAAGTTCGTTGCGAGTAAAATCAATTCCTGCTGATCCGGTCGTTCATCAAAAGATTCTTCAAAAACGATCCCTATTGCTTCCGCAAGAGGGGTTATTTGATCATGAACCGTCAGTAAGCTTAGTATAGCAGACATTTCCGTCGGATAATTTCCTTCTCCTAGGTGAAATGGATCATATTTTTTTAAAAGTTCTTCTGAACTCATAATCAATAAAACTCCTTATCTCAATATATCTCAAAAGGCGGTAGTTCGCCTTTTCAAATTTGTTTGACCTGAATTTCAATGCAAGGGCTTATTTTTCCGGCATTTAGTGATAACCTATATCTTGTAGATAAATAGGTTTAAAAATGCCTGAAACGTCTATATATAGAGTGAAGATTGAATAACACTTTCTATATGTAGGGCGTCTTTTTTTAGTTTAGCGCATTTTTTACGGCA from Exiguobacterium sibiricum 7-3 includes the following:
- a CDS encoding NifU N-terminal domain-containing protein, which translates into the protein MQVDYTPNPNSVKITLDGDRFGAKSTSVKKGDTPEDALLASLITIDGIDNLFAYGDFVTVTKEADAEWNDLLPTIEEKM
- a CDS encoding DUF1871 family protein produces the protein MSSEELLKKYDPFHLGEGNYPTEMSAILSLLTVHDQITPLAEAIGIVFEESFDERPDQQELILLATNLLLCEDSCEL